AGCAACGACGAGATCATCACCGGCCCGATCGAAGGGATCGTCCAGTGAGCAAGCCGCAGCACCATGTGCTCAGCGTGCTGGTGAACAACCAGGCGGGCGTGCTGGCGCGCGTGTCGAACCTGTTCGCCCGCCGCGCCTACAACATCTTCTCCCTGGCGGTCGCGCCCACCGACGACGAGCGCTTCAGTCGCATCACGATCGTGGTCGACGTGTCGGGCACGCCGCTCGAGCAGATCAGCAACCAGCTCAACAAGCTGATCGACGTCGTGCAGATCACCGAACTGCACCCGGATGATTCGGTCGAGCGCGAGCTGCTGCTGGCGACGGTGAGCACCACCGGCAAGGGGAGTCGGGGCGAGATCATGGAACTCGTGCAGGTGTTCAACGGCCGCGTCGTCGACGTGGGCCACGACGCCGTCACGGTCAGCGTCACGAGCTCGCCCGACACCATCGACGGGTTCGAAGACCTCGTGCGCCCCTACGGCATCACCGCGCTGGCTCGCACCGGACGGGTTGCGTTGGCCAAGCTAGAGAAGCAGGCACCCGAAGCAAAGATTCTCAAGAACAAGAAAGCGGGCTGACAAATGGCCACCGTGTTGTACGACAAGGACGCAGACGTCGAGCTGATCAAGGGGCGCAAGGTCGCCGTGCTCGGCTACGGCAGCCAGGGCCACGCCCACGCGCTGAATCTCCAGGACTCGGGCGTCGACGTACGCGTCGGCCTGCGCGAAGGCTCGAGCAGCAAGGCCAAGGCCGAAGCCGCCGGGCTCAAGGTGCTGCCGACGGGCGAGGCCGTTGCCGAAGCCGACGTGATCATGGTGCTGCTGCCCGACACGGAGCAGCAGTCGGTGTTCGAGACCGACATCGCC
This genomic stretch from Acidimicrobiales bacterium harbors:
- the ilvN gene encoding acetolactate synthase small subunit; the protein is MSKPQHHVLSVLVNNQAGVLARVSNLFARRAYNIFSLAVAPTDDERFSRITIVVDVSGTPLEQISNQLNKLIDVVQITELHPDDSVERELLLATVSTTGKGSRGEIMELVQVFNGRVVDVGHDAVTVSVTSSPDTIDGFEDLVRPYGITALARTGRVALAKLEKQAPEAKILKNKKAG